A single Paracholeplasma manati DNA region contains:
- a CDS encoding Cof-type HAD-IIB family hydrolase, with product MKMIIADLDGTLVNKKEMSDKTKQTILRLQNEGYVFTLATGRHKDAVKSMAKTLNIKWPIICTNGAMIYDFNQQKVLHQDVIEPTVANRVLALLNQHQTDYLLYTTQVIVSNQSAKALLESRIGTFESVVVESEQIEPYLKQGLLKILIIEPNEHKFNTLRTTLSRIDDVYVLSSQASFIDVGNKIASKGRALNILCEHLGIPLTEVLSIGDQENDLSMVQIAGIGVAMGDGETTLKENASYVTKTFKEDGFTHAINTFIFKQ from the coding sequence ATGAAAATGATTATTGCTGATTTAGATGGGACATTGGTCAATAAAAAAGAGATGTCCGACAAAACCAAACAAACCATACTACGCCTTCAAAACGAAGGCTATGTATTCACCCTTGCGACTGGACGTCATAAAGACGCGGTTAAATCAATGGCTAAAACGCTCAACATTAAATGGCCGATTATTTGTACCAACGGTGCGATGATCTATGATTTTAATCAACAAAAAGTATTACATCAAGATGTCATCGAACCCACGGTGGCTAATCGAGTTTTAGCCCTATTAAACCAACATCAAACCGATTATCTTTTATACACCACACAAGTCATCGTTTCAAACCAAAGCGCGAAAGCATTGTTAGAATCGCGCATTGGTACCTTTGAATCTGTGGTGGTTGAATCCGAACAGATTGAACCTTATTTAAAGCAAGGGTTGTTAAAAATCCTGATCATTGAACCCAATGAACATAAGTTTAATACCTTAAGAACAACATTATCTCGAATCGATGACGTTTATGTTTTATCTTCTCAAGCTTCATTTATCGATGTGGGCAATAAAATCGCGAGTAAAGGCAGAGCTTTAAATATTCTATGTGAACATTTAGGGATACCTTTAACCGAAGTTTTGTCGATTGGTGATCAAGAAAATGACTTATCGATGGTTCAAATTGCTGGCATCGGTGTAGCGATGGGCGATGGCGAAACTACCTTAAAAGAAAACGCGTCTTATGTGACCAAAACCTTTAAAGAAGATGGGTTTACACACGCTATCAACACATTCATATTCAAACAGTAA